In Halobacteria archaeon AArc-dxtr1, the sequence AAGGCGATCTATCTCGCCCAGCGGATGGAAGACGGACCAGCATCGACTGGTACACTCGCTGACATCCTCGGCGTGAGCCCTGCAAGTGTAAACGAGATGATTGGGAAGCTCGAGGAGCGCGAACTCGTCGAGCACGAAAAGTACAAGGGAGCGACCCTGACCGACGAAGGCCTGGGGCGCGCTCACGAGGCGCTCCAGACGTACTGCATCATCGAGCGGTTTCTCGCGAACGTTCTCGAGGTCGAAGAGTTTCGCGAGGAAGCCCGCGTCTTAGAGAGCGTCATCGACGAGACAGTCGCCGAACGCCTGGATACGATCATCGACCGACCCGAACAGTGTCCCGATTGCTTCGATCCCGAGGCCGACTGCTGTCGACTCCTCGAGGTTAGCGGACAGGCAGACTAGGTTATTCTTCTGTCTCGTTCGTCGCCTCCGAGCTGGATGTTGAATCGAGCCAGTTCGTCTCAGCGGTCTCAGCGGTCCGTTCGTCCGTCTCCACGGTCGGTAGCGTTCGTACAGCCGCTTCCGGCACCGTTTCCGTCTGAATGGATGTATCGCTCGCGTTGGCCGTCTCTATCCGAGCGTCGGCATCGGTCGGCTGGATTGGATCCAATTCGTCGGCACCCTCTCGGCTGGTGTCACACCTGTGCTCGTGGCTCGCTTCTGTCACCGGCTCGTCGCCAAACTGGAGGTAGCGGTGTCCGACGAGCGCTGCACCAGCCAGCGTGACCGCGACGCCTAATCCGAGTTCGATTGGGAGCGAGCGGCTCGCTTCCGACCAGTCGCCGTCGAACACCGCCGTATAGTACGCTGCGGCTTCTTGACCATGGAGCACCAGGAGTACCTCACGGTTGTTTTCGAAGGCGTTCTCGTTCCAGTTGGCACTGCCGACGACCGCCGTTTCGCCGTCGATGACCACGCTCTTCGCGTGAATCTTTTCGAATCGGTCATCGGGCTCGACGAGTCGGACCTCGATCGGAATCTCTTCTGTGGATGCGACTTCCTCGAGTTCGTCAGCGACCGCCTGATTTTCGTCCTCGACGTACCACTCCGAGTCCAGCAGTATTCGGACGTCGACGCCACGTCGAGCGGCATCGACGACTTTCTCGATTAGCGAGAGGTCGGTTCCGCCGAGGCTCGCCTGTTTGAGGAGGATCTCGTCTTCGGCGTCGGCGAGCAGTTCTCGGAGCCGACCCTCAGCATTGTCGGGTG encodes:
- a CDS encoding metal-dependent transcriptional regulator yields the protein MNTADQYLKAIYLAQRMEDGPASTGTLADILGVSPASVNEMIGKLEERELVEHEKYKGATLTDEGLGRAHEALQTYCIIERFLANVLEVEEFREEARVLESVIDETVAERLDTIIDRPEQCPDCFDPEADCCRLLEVSGQAD